In Bacillota bacterium, the DNA window GTACCAATCAGCGAGGGTCCCGGGCGTAACTGGGTGCACATCTTCAACCCTTCCGAGCTTGTGGACTCTCATAGGCTCCTCGGAGAACATCTCCTCCGTGCACCTCTTGAAAGCGTAGGCGTGCTTGTCGTCGATGATGCTCCGGATCCGCCTCTCGAGATTCACCTTCTCCTGGTCCACGTAGTCCCGGCGAAAGGCTCCATCCACAGTGGCGGGATCGAAAGCTAGCTCCCATAGGCTACGGAGACCCACCTCGACAAGGTCATCCTCGTCCGGGAGGTACTTCGCATTTGCGACCTCCATTCCAAGGATGATCAGATGCCTCTCGCCGCGCTTGCCCACGGATGCTGTAAGAGCCGCGCCGTACAGCCGATCGAGGTGGCGCATGAGGTCAACAGTGAGCGGATAGCGTCTGGTCCCGCGCCTCAGGACCGTGGGGAGGAGAGCATTCTTGGTCGCTGCCTCCCACGAAAGATCTGAATGCATAGTGAGAACGGAGTAGACTGTCTTGAACTTGGGAGTCCTCTTCACGTGGAGGTTGATCTCACTGGGCAGGCGGGTGGACACGGCTTCGTCCAAACGGAACCCTCCAGTCGACGCCCTGCGCGCCGCGCCGGGTTGCTATCGATAGTATGACCGACAATCCCGGTGTATTTCGAGTGTGCACTTCGAACTCCTGCTCGTCCCTGATCACCGCGCCAAGTCGAGCACACCACGCAATGGGAGACGGGGCACGCCGGCTCCGATGGCGTGCCCCGTCCCTACCGCTGCAAGGCTGCGCTCTAGACCGTCTGGAAGCGACCACGCGGCGAGTAGTGGGTATGAAGTAGGTGGTGGGATCTCTCGCCCAGGGGCTTGCCCAGGAATTCCTCGTAGAGTGCCAGGATCGCCGGATTCTCGTGCGACTTGCGTATAGGCAGCCCGCGGTCCGCCTCGTAGATCGCCCGGATCCTCTCGAGCCTCCGTTCGAGATCCGTTCCGATAGGCTGTCCCCCTCCTCCGATGCACCCACCGGGGCAGGCCATTATCTCTATGAAGTGGTAGGACGCGTCGCCCGCACGAACCTTGTCCAGAAGCCTGCGGGCGTTCCCCAGCCCATGCGCGACGGCCACGCGGACGGGAACCTCACCTACCTGCACGACAGCTTCCTTGACTCCCTCTATGCCTCTGACAGACTCGAAATCGAGGGACGGGAGTTCCTCCTTGGTCACCACTTCGTACACAGTGCGGAGAGCCGCCTCCATCACTCCACCGGTTGCGCCGAAAATGACGGCCGCCCCCGTGCTTATGCCCAGAGGCTTATCGTAGTCTTCAGGCTCCATTCTGGAGATATCCAACCCGACCTCGCGGATCATCCTGGCAACCTCTCGCGTGGTCAAGACAGCGTCAACGTCCTGGTACCCACTGGAGTTCATCTCAGGCCGCTTACACTCGAATTTCTTTGCAGTACACGGCATGACAGAGACAACAAAGATGTCCTTCGGATCCAGCCCCGCCTTCTCCGCGTAGTAGGTCTTGGCCAACGCTCCAAACATCTGCTGCGGGGACTTGCACGTCGACAGGTTCGCAAGCATATCCGGGTAGAAGTGCTCGATGAACTTGATCCACCCCGGGCTGCACGAAGTTATCATGGGCAGAACCCCGCCGGTCGTGAGCCTTTCTAAGAGCTCGTGCCCTTCCTCCATGATGGTCAGGTCTGCAGTGAAGTCCGTGTCGAACACCCGGTCGAACCCGAGTGCCCGAAGCGCGGCCACCATCTGCCCGGTCACGATGGACCCGGGGGCAAGCCCGAACTCCTCGCCGAGAGCCACGCGGATCGCGGGAGCGGTCTGAACCACCACGTGCTTCGCGGGATCGGCAAGTGCACGCCATACTTCTCCTGTCGAGTCGACCTCGGAAAGGGCGCCGGTGGGGCAGACGAGCACACACTGGCCACAGAGTGCACACGCAGCTTCCGAAAGCGGCAGGTTCCAAGCAGGACCCACTACGGAGTTGAACCCGCGCATCGATGTGCTGATCGCCGAGACCCCCTGGACCTTCTCGCAGACCGAGACGCACCTCCTGCACAGGATGCACTTGTCTGGGTTTCTCACAATCGACGGGGTGGAGTCGTCTACCGGGTGGGTGGCACGCTCTCCTTCGAACCTGATGTTTCTTATGCCCATGGCCTCCGCCAGGGACTGGAGTTCACAGGACCCGTTGCGCACGCACGTCAGGCACTCGTATGGGTGGTTGGAGATTATCAGTTCCACGACCGCACGGCGTGCATCCCGCACCTGTTTGGTGTTAGTGTGGACCACCATGCCTGGCGCGACGGGCGTCACGCACGACGCGGCGAGAGCCTTCGCCCCCTCGATCTCCACGACGCAGACACGGCACGCACCGATGACGTTGATGTCCCGAAGATAGCATAGCGTAGGGATGGAGACGCCCGCCTGCTTTGCGGCCTCCAGAACACTGGTGCCTGAGGGGACAGTGACCTGCCGTCCGTCTATCGTGAGAGTCACTTCACTCATACTTATCACACTCCATTCTCGCAAGTTACGACTCGCGGACGTCGCACTGGAAGCAGCGTGCAGCCTCTGACACGGCCATATCTTCAGTGAGGCCGATCTCGACTTCCCGGAAGTTCCTGGTCCGCTCAGACACTGGCAGCTCCGGCATGAGACACCGTTTGCACTGTTCCTCCATGAGTTCCCCCACCTGGTGCCGGTCGATCTCCTGCTCCGCATCGATCCAGGCAGACCCTCCGAGATACTTGTCTATGCTCAAGGCTGCCTTCCGGCCTGCGCCGATGGCTCCCACTACTGTCCACGGGCCCGTCACGCAGTCGCCCCCCGCGAAGACCCCAGGGATACTAGTCTCACAGGTCTCCGGATCCGTCACCACAGTCCCGGACTTGGTCGCAAGGAGCTCGCCGGACATGAACGATAGGTCCGGCGACTGCCCGATCGCTGGTATGACGGTATCCACATCGATGATGAACCGGGATGCGTCGACCGGGACCGGACGTCTCCTGCCGGACCTGTCGAACTCTCCCAGCCGCATCCTCACGCATTCCATCTGGGCAACTCGCCCATCCTTCGCTACGATGCTTGT includes these proteins:
- a CDS encoding insulinase family protein — protein: MDEAVSTRLPSEINLHVKRTPKFKTVYSVLTMHSDLSWEAATKNALLPTVLRRGTRRYPLTVDLMRHLDRLYGAALTASVGKRGERHLIILGMEVANAKYLPDEDDLVEVGLRSLWELAFDPATVDGAFRRDYVDQEKVNLERRIRSIIDDKHAYAFKRCTEEMFSEEPMRVHKLGRVEDVHPVTPGTLADWY
- a CDS encoding NADH-dependent [FeFe] hydrogenase, group A6, with the protein product MSEVTLTIDGRQVTVPSGTSVLEAAKQAGVSIPTLCYLRDINVIGACRVCVVEIEGAKALAASCVTPVAPGMVVHTNTKQVRDARRAVVELIISNHPYECLTCVRNGSCELQSLAEAMGIRNIRFEGERATHPVDDSTPSIVRNPDKCILCRRCVSVCEKVQGVSAISTSMRGFNSVVGPAWNLPLSEAACALCGQCVLVCPTGALSEVDSTGEVWRALADPAKHVVVQTAPAIRVALGEEFGLAPGSIVTGQMVAALRALGFDRVFDTDFTADLTIMEEGHELLERLTTGGVLPMITSCSPGWIKFIEHFYPDMLANLSTCKSPQQMFGALAKTYYAEKAGLDPKDIFVVSVMPCTAKKFECKRPEMNSSGYQDVDAVLTTREVARMIREVGLDISRMEPEDYDKPLGISTGAAVIFGATGGVMEAALRTVYEVVTKEELPSLDFESVRGIEGVKEAVVQVGEVPVRVAVAHGLGNARRLLDKVRAGDASYHFIEIMACPGGCIGGGGQPIGTDLERRLERIRAIYEADRGLPIRKSHENPAILALYEEFLGKPLGERSHHLLHTHYSPRGRFQTV